One window of the Fusobacterium animalis 7_1 genome contains the following:
- a CDS encoding flavodoxin family protein: MTIIIHDLDENELVKIYNLTGINKNENIILIFDNKKIKNCTGCFFCWTKNPGECRIKDGYDNLAELYSKTEKIIIISKCCYGSYSPFVKNVLDRSIPYLLPFFKIKNKEMHHTIRYKNKLYFEVYFYGENISDEEKEIAKNMVKANCINLNITDFKVSFFESFD, translated from the coding sequence ATGACAATTATTATCCATGATTTAGATGAAAATGAATTAGTAAAAATTTATAATTTAACTGGTATTAATAAAAATGAAAATATTATTTTAATTTTTGATAATAAAAAAATTAAAAATTGTACAGGTTGTTTTTTCTGTTGGACTAAAAATCCAGGTGAATGTAGAATAAAAGATGGTTATGACAATCTAGCTGAATTATATTCAAAGACTGAAAAAATAATAATTATAAGTAAGTGTTGTTATGGCTCATATAGCCCTTTTGTAAAAAATGTATTGGATAGAAGTATTCCATACTTACTTCCATTCTTTAAAATTAAAAATAAAGAGATGCATCATACTATAAGATATAAAAATAAATTATATTTTGAAGTATATTTTTATGGAGAAAATATATCTGATGAAGAAAAAGAAATTGCTAAAAATATGGTAAAAGCTAATTGTATTAATCTAAATATTACTGACTTTAAGGTTTCTTTTTTTGAAAGTTTTGATTAA
- a CDS encoding flavodoxin, translating to MEKICIIYDSKHNMNTEKLVLSLKETYNDVDIIKVNNFDINTINNYQKVGLASGIYWGKFSKNIEDLLNKILDSDIKNLFFIYTSGVGKVRYEKKLIKKLEEKNKICLGIFSCKGFDNYGPFKLIGGINKGKPNEKDTQNLIIFFKNIY from the coding sequence ATGGAAAAAATATGTATAATCTATGATTCAAAACATAATATGAATACAGAAAAATTAGTTTTATCTTTAAAAGAAACTTATAATGATGTGGACATTATAAAAGTAAATAATTTTGATATAAATACTATAAATAACTACCAAAAAGTTGGTTTAGCCTCTGGGATATATTGGGGAAAATTTTCTAAAAATATTGAAGATTTGTTAAATAAAATCTTAGATAGTGATATAAAAAATCTATTTTTTATATATACTTCTGGTGTAGGGAAAGTTAGATATGAGAAAAAATTGATTAAAAAACTTGAAGAAAAAAATAAAATTTGCCTTGGAATATTTAGTTGTAAAGGTTTTGATAACTATGGTCCTTTTAAACTGATAGGTGGAATAAATAAAGGAAAGCCAAATGAGAAAGATACTCAAAATCTTATAATTTTTTTTAAAAATATATATTAA
- a CDS encoding DMT family transporter produces the protein MDKKRYFGDLMLFLAAFIWGTAFVAQVTGMDRIGPFTFNMARSVIAIICLGAYLIITKAKLPKDIGVLLQGGLVCGFFIFMGTSLQQIGLQYTTAGKTGFITSFYILIIPFLTMIFLKHKIDLLTWVSIIIGFIGLYLLAIPSLNDFTINKGDFIVFLGSFCWAGHILIIDYYSKKVNPVELSFLQFVVLTILSGICALLFENETATMNNIFLSWKSIAYAGLLSSGIAYTLQMVGQKYTNPVVASLILSLEAVFAALAGYFMLDEIMTSREFLGCSIVFLAIIFSQIPKDIFKKKYIGVKK, from the coding sequence ATGGATAAAAAAAGATATTTTGGAGATTTGATGTTATTTTTAGCAGCATTTATATGGGGAACTGCTTTTGTCGCCCAAGTTACAGGTATGGATAGAATAGGTCCTTTTACTTTTAATATGGCTCGTTCTGTTATTGCAATTATATGTCTAGGTGCTTATTTAATTATTACTAAGGCTAAATTACCAAAAGATATTGGAGTTTTATTACAAGGTGGTTTAGTCTGTGGATTTTTTATATTTATGGGAACTTCTTTACAACAAATTGGTTTACAATATACGACAGCAGGTAAAACTGGCTTTATAACTTCATTTTATATTTTAATTATTCCTTTTTTAACTATGATTTTCTTAAAACATAAAATTGATTTATTGACTTGGGTAAGTATAATTATAGGTTTTATTGGACTTTATTTACTTGCTATTCCAAGCCTAAATGATTTCACAATAAATAAAGGGGATTTTATAGTTTTCCTAGGTTCATTTTGTTGGGCAGGGCACATTTTAATCATAGATTATTATTCTAAGAAAGTTAATCCTGTTGAACTATCGTTTTTACAATTTGTTGTATTAACTATTCTATCTGGAATATGTGCTTTGTTATTTGAAAACGAAACTGCAACAATGAATAATATTTTTCTTTCTTGGAAATCTATTGCCTATGCAGGACTTTTATCATCAGGGATAGCTTATACTTTACAAATGGTAGGACAAAAATATACAAATCCTGTGGTTGCTTCTTTAATTTTAAGTTTAGAAGCTGTCTTTGCTGCTCTTGCAGGATATTTTATGCTCGATGAAATTATGACTTCAAGAGAATTTTTAGGTTGCTCTATTGTATTTTTAGCAATAATATTTTCACAAATTCCTAAGGATATATTTAAGAAAAAATATATAGGTGTAAAAAAATAA